The sequence ttttgtgaaATGAATGCTATAGCTATTATATTTTCGATTATAGCACAACACAAAACCATGTGCAGATTTTGCATTACAAGGAATTGAACATAGGGTCTAAGAGCATGCATAACAAGACTGTTCACAAGCAACTGACCTGAAATCAACTATGGACATAGATCCCTTTTTCCGTAGCTAGAAGATCAAATTTGGGCAGTTGGCTACATGGTTAGGAAGTGACGATACAGCTGAAAGGTCCAAAAACTTGACTAATATTGGCTTACTGCCACCCTCTCTCCCAGCAAAATTTGCTGCGATTAGGGGTTTCAATGTAGCATGTGCAGTAGAAATTTGGCGTGCATGGCTGCAGCAATGTAGATTATTGTAGCCCTAGCCCCACATTTCTCTATAATCTCTACTACCAGGGTGTCAATTATGAGGGTACCAGCAATCACCCCGATAGTTCCGATCTACTTGTCCCTCCACAATTTTTGTATCACCTCGATCACATCATATAAACAAACACTTGAGAATTCGGCATTTCGATTTAACAGAGAACATGTTCTTATTAGCAATGTTACAGGACAGAAAAGTTCAGTATTAACCTTTTTCTTATGCAAAAAAGTTGAACACTAACTTGTGGTCCGCATGTTCTGTCGTGTCACTACGGTATATGCAATGGTAGATGTATCTAGTTACAATCAGTGTATGTCCAAACTGTGCAAAGGTATCTAACAACCAAAGGAGGCCAAAAgggctttaattttttttcgtcTTTCACTTTCGTCTGCACTTTTAGCTAGGCACTGAAGTGGATTCGCTTTCCTTGTGTTCTTAACCTTGCTCTGAGCCCCAGCAGTGTATCACAAAGCGCATTCAAAATGATCCAGCTTTGCATCATTGGAATCTGAAGCACAGCAGAGGATATCTCTGGTACCCCACTGTGTCCCAGTAGCAGTGTACTGCATCCCAGCCCTTTTCTGCTTTTGGGGTGTAGCTTTAACCTCCTTTCTACCCACTTTGCACAAAGCTACAGCTAAGAATCTAAGATAGGAGTTTTATCTAGTGGATTAGTCTGAGTTTTATCTAGTAACAGTTTGCTCCTCTTTTATATCTGTGGCAATGTTCATCAGATGAATCCGGGAAAACCCTTGCCATCATCATCGGCCTCGTGGCGGCGGTCGCCATTGTCATCGTCCTCCTCTCCTTCGTCCGGAGGGCCAGCGGTGTCGGCGGTAAGATTTATTTACAGCAGCCCCAAACTGTCAATTCTTTGATTGACGCATCTGTTGCTCGATCGTGTCCACGGCTGACATTCATGGCATCTCTCTTACCTGAACTTACTGCATTCTTTTACCTGAAACCTATACAGGCAAAAGCTAAGAGCGAGCATGCAGCAGGATGGTCACGACTCGGCTCCAGATCGGATCGGTCGGTGGCTTTTTGCTTGAAAACCGCTTTAGTCCATCTGCATCTTTGTATCTTTTAGGGTCTCTTTTGTCCTCCTGTCATTATCGGCCGAAGCAAAGGGAAGCCATGCTGAAACGACGCAAGCTGAAAGGCGTCCGCTGTGCAGAAACGTGGAAGGGGAAGATTCCAGCCGCTACCAACTCGTACCAGCCACTAAGAGAAACATATtcaccacaaaaaaaaaagttatgtgGCTTCTGCTCATTATATATatacttatatatatattattgcaTTGATGTCATCGATCTCTTACAGTTGGTGATGATGTGGAtttattattatatatgtatactATTGTTAGTATCTTTGAGGTAATTGGCTGCTGGAACTTTGTGTCCTTGAGAATGGCATGGCATATATTTCATATAATACATTGATTGGTATGGAGGTTGAGGAGCTGAATCATTTTTCAACTTTTGTGAGAGCGACAATGGTTGCCATCATGAGGAGTTTGTACGAAAATGGATAGCTTGTCTAAGTGCTCTGCTTAGTGCTGTGTTACATCATTGCTCAAGAGTGTGGGTACGTAGGGCATGAAAGTTCATTAGCGGCTGGATGCTAGAGACTAGAATTAGTATTTGCTAAAAGGAGTACGTGCTTACGAGCACAGCATCACTCTCATTCGTATGTGGTTGTTTTCCGAGGGTaccttatcttttttttttgtcctctTAATCGAAAAGTGATACATGATGAGTATGCGATGCCGTATAAGACGCTTAAGGCAGAGCAATGTACTTATCCTATAGGTAGGACAGGAGAAGAAATTACTTCGTGACGGGAGGGAAGACATTTGGAATTTTTAAGTATTCTCAATGACCTAGCGTATTTGAAGTTTACGTTTTCTACTCAGGAAAACAGATCTCCTTTTGTCATGCGTAGAAGCCACCTAGGTCCCGTTTGGATACACTTATAGTCCGCTTACCGATGAAAATAAGCTAGAATTCCACCGAAATGCCATAATTATTTTTTGCTTACGTGGGAAGCTGCTCACCTGGGAATCGACGAAACAATGTGTTGTCCGATTTCCTCCGACGCGGATCTGAGCCGGGGCCGTCTATTCCTCGCTCACGCAAGTGGGAGCTGAGACATCGCTGAAGATGGCTCGCACTGCTCGCCCCGCCCCCGCCATCTTCCCTATCTCCGGCACCTCCTGCGGCCGGATCCACCGCACGGTGCCGCCCCCTTTCGATAGAACCCCACTCCCTCGCCGGCTGTCAAGCCGACAGCCACCACTGCAGATCGGTGGCGGGATGCCGCCGAACACCGCCCCGCAACCCGCCACCGACGTTGGTCTTCCCTGCTACCCTCCCCCTTCTTCTAAGTCCGGCGGACACTACAACCCCAGCGACCTTCCTCACCTAACCTCGGTGCCAACTATCATCTGGAGCTCGAGGTTGAAGAACAATGCATGGACCTACCTGAAGCAAGGGAACCTCGCTTTTGTGATAGCACGCATGCGAGAGGAATAGATTTGAGCCCACATATCTGAGAATCGAAGGGCATTTTCCTTGCCTACCCCCACCACTCTCCTTGGGCCGACTCATGCTCATGCTCCGGCAGCCCTGCTGCTGTGCCGCCGCTATCCGGTAATGGGTCATGATCTTAGTGGTTTCTTCACAATCTAAGTTGACTAtaactcaaaattatataagattagagcttGGTCTTTTTAAAGTCCGACCCTTAGATTTTTAAAACCAAATTCTAAGACCCTTTACCACCCTTAAGTCTGTGCCCCTGCAACCCCTGCCGCCGCCAGAACCGCGTTGTCCACCGCTCGGCCCCCTAAATGGAGCCGGCTACCCCTGCTATTGGATGAAGCTCCAATACATGGTGTGTGCCTGCATTCTTGCTATCTCAGTTAAACTTCCAACCACCCAAAGTTGAAACAACATAGCAGAAGGCTAGAACCATCAACATTCACTAGCTAGCGAGCCGTTGTGTCAATGTCAACGATAATATGGAAAAAATGTTCAAATGTGCttctttttttagtttttttttaatttccgtTTGTCAAATTATATTTGACTCTTGCATCTGTATCTTCTCGTCCCATCATCAATACCTCATACGATGTATGTCTGCTGTTGAGCCACTCTGTTGTGATTTTCGAAAAGGGTAAGAACGCTCTTCTTTCTCTTCTGAAATACTAGTACTAGCAGTAGACGAGCCTCTTCGTATCGAGCTCGATCCTTGGCGAGAGCTTACCGCGAGCCGAGTTCGAGCTTGGCTGCAGGCTCGGCGGGATCTCAGGCTCAAATCGACCTCGGCTCGTCTCGGGGTGCTATCGAACTTCGACCTCGGCTCGGGATGCTATCGAACTCCAGATTGAGGTGGTAGTAGGCTCGCTCGAGCCCGGCTCATTGACgtcgttttttcttttttatatttaaaaaaatcaaaatttcaaaaatatatattcgttttggaaaatttcaaaaatataccccggtcgccctatggggacGACAGGGctaaaatgtaattttttttcttcaaatttgcaacgaagtccctggagaaaaaaaagacggGGCCTTTCGCCCATCCCGCGGGCGACCAGTGGGCCCAGCCTACAGGCGCgccaggggggccggccgccccccccgggcgaccgggtcaggccaccctatataaggcctccccctcattccctactcatttgacctcaaaaaatccaccaaaaatccagaaaaagagaggggtgaggagaagggaagcggcgaagctctgccgaattccgcacttgtgatctaccggtaacttccgtctaaattcgttgatattatataacaatttaatttaattagcagattagctgaattagatttggtgctttagaacactggtttagtattacaatttgagtactattacagactttttcaaataaaataattatacattagaatagaattatgacaataccttattgatattgcagtataagaccatagaattatgacagtacctatattttcacgcatcgatttggtatacgatatgtgcattgcttaaatcattgtttgttatttggcgcaccacactatagcgccaatgtcttcgtcaggatcaacctacattccgtggagcaagtgtaaagccaccgtacccaaaggaattgatgtgacaatgtgcttctgcggttcgttatgaaagttcatgcaatctgaggttttaggagatgactacggcatgagattctttatgtgtgagaactacgaatacgatccacctaagcgatacggcaaagaccgggccaaggtagcaggacaacatacgctatttttctctgtgacctaacattgagttatgattctaacttttgttggacaaagtctcctccgtctctttgtgattttatgcagtggttcgacaccgtgcagtcgcagcatacaaaggacattgtggaacaaaaagcaaggtgggctgcagaacgttggcgccgaatgaaacacgaggaacagcaagaggagaagcgcaagaaagagcaagaagagatccgcaagaggatggaggaggtggatcgtaaggcggcggccgaacgtgaagctgacatggagagaaagcgagagagggcacgccgtgcgaaggaagccgggcccgaagcaattaggaagggcaaatatcctaggtgcactcagtagagtagtattATGTAATCTCggtattttacattccataaggcatggtaggtttagatgcaacaagaaattatcttgtcgcgtgcacatgccactgcaattaattgtttatgttttaagttgagagtttaactctgtgtgttgtaaccttaccattaatttgtagttgtagccgggaatctatgaaatctttgaacttgtccttaatattttcggagcttttcatgtcactagaatactaaaaggcacacattttattaatataacgataataattaagaactaagaaatacatcggggtctgctgctaaaaagcacacattttcatgtcactagaatactaaaaagcatccggagacctcacctgtcgctcaggacgcgaaaggggctgcggtgtctgatGCTGAGAGATACCAAgaggtgctcctcctagctgtgaataccccaagcaCCACCTGCAATTAGAaagcaatgcagtgctgtgagtctgcattgCTTTCTGCGAAGGAAgtcgggcccgaagcaattaggaagggcaaatatcctagcTGTGAAATACAtcgccgaacgcagtagctggaccGTATCCtatttgtgatattagtaaatatgtaggaacacttaaTCTAATTTTAAATAGATTTCTACGTTACCTACAGTTGTGTAGAattgcgacgtcggcccgtgcacggtcgacggacacgggaacgacgaggAGGCTTGGGACGACcagtggctgtcttcgtactgcacacggcttcccaagttagcggccgagatcccgccgacgatgatgacgactacacgctcgaatagctcaaaataggaaccatcgtgttggaggccatggtttggggggcatgaagtcatccatgtcgtcatcccagttaacacaatttggtggttgaggtgctgcagcatgactcgATGAACCTCCAGGCAtttgttcttgcgcaggccaagtactatcactcGAAAATCTTATCCACCTCTTTCGtttagtttgcggcataagtccaccgaatatacataccaatttacagaaatttggtatcgttttgttaatcaactccgtgtcctcggggtaaccctagcatataattaaaaaaacaatgttactatttcataaatatggattcgaaatgacggacgggattacaactgaatgagagttaccttaatgtgcatctcatacacctctggcctcatccatatcttacaagaactttgtaagaatccaatgatattaggatgattcgctagttcacatactctcatttATATCTTCCGatgttctagcaggtgtccctttacatcttgcgtcgtaatacctcgaaataatgtgaaatctttaaactctactattttggacaacactatctctatcgtaccatccgctaacggatccaattTCTTACTAAtaacaagatgtgtcatgatatcaagtattatactagatttttcttcggtccatacaaatcctccacaattggaggcagccattgccttatactgcaatatcaataaggtacttttataattttattctaattcataattaatttaaaaacaagtctgtaatagtactgaaattgtaatactaaacgagtgttctaaagcaccaaatttaattcagctaatccgctaattaaattaaattgttatacaatatcaatggattcatacggaagttacatGTAGATCAGTAGTAcacaattcggcagagcttcgccgcttttcttctcatcacccctctctttttttctgaatttttagactCAAATGACAATGGGAATGGCGGCGAATagcggccagggcttatataggaggggagggaccctgtcgccccccctccaacgggcgacaggccccctgcattttttttttttgcctagaGACCTCcttgcgaatttgaaaaaaaaaaattacacttagggtctgtcgccctatgggggcgaccgggggtatttttgaaaacatacatatatttttggaattttgatttttttaaatataaaaaagaaaaaagcgccctCGGGCCGCGGGCCTTAGCCCTCTGGgccacatttttttttgagatcccTCTGGGCCTCAGGCTAATCTCTGCTTCTTTCCCCTTCTCTCCCTTGGtcttccttccctggcggcgcCGACGACTGGGGCGAGCGGCGGTCGTCGGCGCCATTCGTCACGTCTTAGCccagccctttgccggcgacgaggatCCGCCAGGTACGACGGCCCCTTctcttcttccgctgcgcgaggcggagcaccccaaaccctaacacaACTATTTCTGCTGCATAGATGGATTCTCTTGCGAGCTGAGCCGATTGATCCAGTAGAAGGAATGGGGCAGAGGATGGAGGAAGAGGACAACGTGGTGCGGTCGCTGAAAGACCTCCCGGTGCAGAACCCCCCCGGGGAGAAGTTCTCGGCCGCCGACCTCACCTGGCTCAAGTACGCGAGCTCCGAGCACCGCTGGGACGACGTCGCGATCATCCGTTACGACCGGTTGGAGGCCTTCCTCAGCGGCGAGAGCAGCAACCCCGAGTGCCCCACCCGCTTCCACATCGAGCGCAGCCGCAAGCGCGAGGAGGGCAGCCTCAGGGAGTACCGGAGCGATGACTACCTCTTCCACAGGATGTATGTCTGCTCTGCTCGGCTCAAACTCATTTAGTTTATTCCTTGATGATTCTCAGCAGTAGTTTCTAATGTTGATAATATGTAATTTTTTGTTGAAATTCATTTCAGATATTGGTGCTCATTTGGCCCTGAGAACTATGGGGAGGGAGGGACAATCTTGCCTAGCAGAAAGTTCAGGCTCAACACGAGGAACCGCGCTGCACGCCCACAGTCGATGCGAGGCTGCACTTGCCATTTCTCTATAAAGCAGCTGTACGCCCGCCCTGCCCTGCTGCTCGTCATCTACCACGAGAGGCGCCATGTCAACAAGTCTGGCTTCATATGCCATGGGCCCCTCGATAAGGATGCCATCGGGCCTGGTGCTAGGAGGTTGCCGTACGTTGGGAGTGAAATCCAGCAGCAGACCATGTCATTGATCTATCTTGGTGTTCCAGAAGAGAGCATTCTGCAGGCACATATAGAAGGGATACAGCGTTACTGTAGCTCAGATGCCAGGGTTGATAGCCATGCTTCACAGTATGTCCAGAAGCTTGGGCTGATCATCAAGAGGTCTACACATGAGTTGGATCTTGATGATCAAGCTAGCATCAGAATGTGGGTCGACAGAAATAAGAAATCAGTATTCTTCTACCAGGACTCGACCGACACGGATGCATTCATTCTGGGAATTCAGACAGAATGGCAATGCCAGCAAATGATGCGCTTTGGTCATCAGAGCCTTTTGGCTTCTCATTCCTCATTTGGTGTAAGCAAGCTAAAGGTATTACAGCAAGGCAAATTGTTATTACACAATCTTTCATATGATGTGATTGATTTCTTCATACGTTGGTTTGGTATAAGGCTGTTTCGTTTGACAGTCTACTCTTTGCTGCAGTATCCATTGCACACACTACTTGCATTTGACTTAATGCAGCATGCTCTTCCTATTGCATGGATTATAACCCGCTCAGTTACTAAGAAGGATACCCTGAAATGGATGAGGGCACTTACTGATCGGATACACTCTATAGATTCCACCTGGAGAATCAGTGGGTTCATCATTGACGATCCAGCTTCAGAGCTGGACCCAATCAGGTATGACATCGATCTTATCTTCATTGATGAAACCAATTACTTCTTAATTGAGCTGTAGCTAGTTCTGCATTCTTGTTGATGTAAATGTTTTATTTCCCTTGTTCCAGGGATGTGTTTGCCTGCCCAGTTTTGTTCTCTTTGTGGCACATCAGGAGAACCTGGCTTAAAAATATAATGAAGAAATGCAGCAACATTGAGGTACAGCGGGAAATTTTTATTCAACTAGGCAAAATTGTGTACGGTATCTGGAATGAGAAAAATCCCATGAATGCCCTAGAGCTGTTGTTTCAAGACTTTGTTGATCAAACCGCCTTCATGAAATATTTCAAGTCATTTTGGGTTCCCAAATTGGGTAAGTATTTCAgccatctattatcttattatttggccaacaaacggattctccacgttcgctctcaaggcctagaaattctcacgttaattggagaaaaatagaaaaataaaaattacccaccactgccattacgataaaaattagcctaaaatacccctgtgcctaattaaaaatcacccaccaatgccattatgaaaaattaaatataaaatatcatttagctatgtatcagttacaaatatatactattaataaaagctaaagctaacaacaatcaatcaaaataaaatgaaaataagaataattatctgcataatattattaaagctcaacaaatcaaattgttattataggtagatcatagttgaattgttttaatcaacaataagacataatttacgataatgaacaggatgatgtatggtaaaaaaatagtataacttttaagtaaggatacaacgacatgcaaatttttgaattttcaatactagccgcgcaaatgcgcgggctatacgcctagtttgtAATAATATACCTTGTCATGCAAATTATCACGTAAATGATAATAAAATTCCTCCTATGGTAGAGATGTGGATCGACTCCATCAGAAATCTTCCATTAGCAAGTCAGGAATCATGTGGtgccattgaagcttaccattTAAAGCTGAAGGCTAAAGCATATGATGATGTGCTGCTGGATGGTCTCCAACGAGTAGACTGGTTAGTGCACAAGCTCACAAAAGAGCTGCATTCGAGCTACTGGATCAATCTATTTGCAGATGAGAGCGGTTCATTTCCTGAGGTGAAAGCAGAGTATATCGCATCCACTTCATGGCAAAGGGCATTGCAGATACCTGATGAAGCTGTACACTTTGACAACAACGAACCTCATTCAGCCAAAGTGGCCAGCCAGAAGGATCCCAGTCAGATGTGGACAGTATGGAATCCTGGTTCTGAATTCTCTCTCTGTGATTGTTCGTGGTCAATGCAGGGTAACCTGTGCAAGCATGCTCTAAAGGTTAACATGATGTGCGGGGCGCGCAAGGACTTCCAGCCCTCGCTGTCATTGCAGTCGTTTCAGCGTGTCCTGCTTGGTCTGTGGCAAAAACCAATGGACGATTCATACTCACTCGACCTGTCAGTAGCATTGGTCACACAAATGCAGGAGAGGATCCAACATGTAGCCGAGCTTGCCACCTCCAATGGCATCGCCCAAGTTGCAGAGAAATTGCCAATCCAATGGACAAGAAGAAGGGGGAGGACTGCCGCCAAGCGCACCAGCCCAATCGTTCTTCCTCACTCTAACAGCAGTTTGCAAAGAGATTCGAAACCAACAAAgaacaggaagaggaagaggttgTCTACCTTCTCGGGATAACAATGTGCTGCCTCCCAGAGTCATATTGTGG comes from Panicum virgatum strain AP13 chromosome 4K, P.virgatum_v5, whole genome shotgun sequence and encodes:
- the LOC120702957 gene encoding uncharacterized protein LOC120702957; this translates as MGQRMEEEDNVVRSLKDLPVQNPPGEKFSAADLTWLKYASSEHRWDDVAIIRYDRLEAFLSGESSNPECPTRFHIERSRKREEGSLREYRSDDYLFHRIYWCSFGPENYGEGGTILPSRKFRLNTRNRAARPQSMRGCTCHFSIKQLYARPALLLVIYHERRHVNKSGFICHGPLDKDAIGPGARRLPYVGSEIQQQTMSLIYLGVPEESILQAHIEGIQRYCSSDARVDSHASQYVQKLGLIIKRSTHELDLDDQASIRMWVDRNKKSVFFYQDSTDTDAFILGIQTEWQCQQMMRFGHQSLLASHSSFGVSKLKYPLHTLLAFDLMQHALPIAWIITRSVTKKDTLKWMRALTDRIHSIDSTWRISGFIIDDPASELDPIRDVFACPVLFSLWHIRRTWLKNIMKKCSNIEVQREIFIQLGKIVYGIWNEKNPMNALELLFQDFVDQTAFMKYFKSFWVPKLEMWIDSIRNLPLASQESCGAIEAYHLKLKAKAYDDVLLDGLQRVDWLVHKLTKELHSSYWINLFADESGSFPEVKAEYIASTSWQRALQIPDEAVHFDNNEPHSAKVASQKDPSQMWTVWNPGSEFSLCDCSWSMQGNLCKHALKVNMMCGARKDFQPSLSLQSFQRVLLGLWQKPMDDSYSLDLSVALVTQMQERIQHVAELATSNGIAQVAEKLPIQWTRRRGRTAAKRTSPIVLPHSNSSLQRDSKPTKNRKRKRLSTFSG